The genomic interval TGCTCGCCCGCGGCGACCGGGTCTGCATCACCGGCCGCAGCGAGGACGCCCTCAAGGAGGCCGTCGAGACCCTCGGCGCCGAGCGCGTCATCGGCGTCGCCGGCAAGGCCCACGACGAGGCCCACCAGACCGTCGTCGTCGAGCGCACGATGGAGGCCTTCGGCCGCGTCGACTTCCTGGTCAACAACGCCGGTACGAACCCGGTGTTCGGCCCGATCGCCGACCTCGACCTGAACGTCGCCCGCAAGGTCTTCGAGACCAACGTCATCTCGGCGCTCGGCTTCGCCCAGAAGACCTGGCACGCCTGGCAGAAGGACAACGGCGGCGCCATCGTCAACATCGCCTCCCTCGCCGGCGTCTCCGCCTCGCCGTTCATCGGCGCGTACGGCGTCAGCAAGGCCGCGATGATCAACCTGACGCTCCAGCTGGCGCACGAGTTCGCGCCCGGCGTACGGGTCAACTCGATCGCCCCGGCGGTCGTGAAGACCAAGTTCGCCGCCGCCCTGTACGAGGGCCGCGAGGCGGAGGCCGCCGCCTCCTACCCGCTGGCCCGGCTCGGCGTGCCGTCCGACATCGGCGGCACCGCCGCGTTCCTCACCTCGGACCAGTCCGACTGGATCACCGGCCAGACCCTCGTCGTCGACGGCGGCATCCTCCTGAACGCCGGAGTCGGCTGACCGATCCGCCCGGGCGCCGATCTCTTTGCTGTTCCCTTGACGGAATCGGCGCCCGTGTCAGGACATAAAACGCGCACAGCCGAATGACAACGTCGTCATAAAAACGCTGCTCAACAGCCTCGTCCGAACCAGCTTTTCCGGTCGGGGAACTGCGGTACGGTCTGCCGACCCTTGGTACGGCGGATCGAGGAGCGTGCGTGTGTTCAACCGGAACCGAGGCCTGCGGGCAGGCACGGCGATCGCGTCGATATCCCTGGTGGCCGGATGCGGTGTGTTCTCGGACGGGAATCCCGACGACCGGGGAGCCATCGTCGTCGGCACCACCAGCGCCCCCAGCACACTCGATCCGGCCGCCTCCTGGGACGGCTCCTGGGAACTGTTCCGCAACATCTACCAGACGCTGCTCGCCTACCCGTCCGGGGCGACCACGCCCGAGCCGGACGCGGCCAAGAGCTGTGAGTTCACGGGCAGTTCGAACACGACGTACCGCTGCGAGCTCCGCGCGGGCATGAAGTTCGCCGACGGCGACACCCTCGACGCCCGGGCCGTCAAACACTCGATCGACCGGATCCGGCAGATCGACGTCTCGGGCGGACCCGCCGGTCTGCTCGGCAGCCTCGACCGCGTGCAGGTCCTCGGCGACCGCGAGGTGGTGTTCCACCTCAACAAGCCCGACGCCACCTTCCCGTTCGTGCTCGCCACCCCGGCCATGTCGATCGTCGACCCCGACGACTACCCCGCGCACTCGCTGCGCAAGGACGGCAAGGTCTTCGGCTCCGGGCCGTACACCCTGAAGTCGTACGACGACGGGAACCAGGCCCGACTCGTCCGCAACGACCGCTACAAGGGCTTCGCCCAGCGGGAGAACAGCGCGGTGACGATCCGCTACTTCCAGGACTCCGGCGCCATGGTGAAGGCGCTGCGGGACAAACAGATCGACGTCACCTACCGCGGTCTCGCCGCCGCCGACATCATCTCCCTCCAGGGCCGCGCCTCGAAGAGCCTGCAACTGGTCGACGGCGCCGGCACCGACATCAACTACCTGGTGTTCAACCCCAAGGACAAATGGGCCGGGAACCTCGCCGTCCGCAAGGCCGTCGCCCAACTCGTCGACCGCGGGGCGATCACCCACAAGATCTACCGCGACACCGTGGACCCGCTCTACTCGATGGTCCCGAAGGGCCTCACCGGCCACACCACCGCCTTCTTCGACGACTTCGGAGACCCCAGCGTCCCCAAGGCCCGCAAGCTCCTCACCGACGCGGGCATCAAGCAGCGCGTCCCGCTCACCCTCTGGTACACGACCGACCGCTACGGCTCCGAGACCGCCCTCGAATTCGGCGAACTGAAGCGGCAGTTGGACGACTCCGGGCTGTTCTCGATCACGCTGAAGAGCCGCCCCTGGAAGACGTACGTGACGGGCTACCAGAAGGGCGAGTACCCGGTCTTCGGGCGCGGCTGGTCCCCGGACTTCCCCGACGCGGACAACTTCATCGCGCCGTTCGTGGGGAAGCAGAACGCGCTCGGTACGCCCTATCCGTCGACCAGGATCACCGACGTACTGCTGCCCGAGTCCCGCCGGGAGAGCGACCGGGCCGATGTGGTCAAGGAGTTCGAGGACGCCCAGCAGGTCCTGGTGGACGACGCGCGGCTGCTGCCGCTGTGGCAGGGCCGGCAGTACGTGGCCGCGAGCGAGGACGTCTCCGGCGGGGAACAGGCCCTCGACCCGTCGACGATCATGATGATGTGGGAGCTGTACCGCAAGACCAGCTGGTGACACGGCTTTTGGCCCCCGTTGTCAGTGGCCGCCTGTAGGTTCTGGGCATGGCAGCGACCGCACCGCGCGGTCGCTCCGCATCGCAGTCGCCGCACACCGTAAGGAAGTTGACGTGACCGACATCTCCATGCTCCCCGAGTCCTGGCGCGGGGTCCTGGGCGACGAGCTTCAGCAGCCCTACTTCAAGGAGCTGACCGAGTTCGTCGAGGAGGAGCGCGCGAAGGGACCGGTCTTCCCGCCGCGCGAGGAGGTCTTCGCCGCCCTGGAGGCGACGCCGTACGACCAGGTGAAGGTGCTGGTCCTCGGTCAGGACCCGTACCACGGCGAGGGCCAGGGCCACGGCCTGTGCTTCTCGGTCCGCCCCGGGGTGAAGACCCCGCCCTCCCTGCGGAACATCTACAAGGAGATGAAGGAGGAGCTGGACCTGCCGATCCCGGACAACGGCTATCTGTTGCCGTGGGCCCAGCAGGGCGTCCTGCTCCTCAACGCGGTGCTCACGGTCCGCTCCGGCGAGGCCAACTCGCACAAGGGCAAGGGCTGGGAGAAGTTCACGGACGCGGTGATCCGCGCGGTCGCCGACCGCCCCGACCCGGCCGTCTTCGTCCTTTGGGGCAACTACGCGCAGAAGAAGCTCCCGTTGATCGACGAGGAGCGCCACGCGGTGGTCAAGGGCGCGCACCCCTCCCCGCTGTCGGCCAAGAAGTTCTTCGGCTCCCACCCGTTCACCCAGATCGACGAGGCCGTCGCCCAGCAGGGCCACACCGCGATCGACTGGCGCATCCCGAACCTGGGCTGACCCCACCCGGGCCGGTCCGGGGCCGCCTGACGGGGATTGTCAGTGCCGCCGGTTAGCGTCGACAGGGACAGCCAAGGTGGCTGACGAGGTGCGGAGGACGCGGTGGCGGAGCGACAGGAACAGGCGGCGCCGGACGCTGTGCTGACGCGGATCGGACAGGTCGTCATGCTGCACCACGGCGGCGACCGCGAGGAGGCCCGGGAGCGACTGCTGGGCCTGTGGGCGGAGCTGGGCGAGGACGGCGACCCGCTCCACCGCTGCACACTGGCCCACTACCTCGCCGACACCCAGGACGACCCGACCGACGAACTGGCCTGGGATCTACGGGCGTTGTCGGCGGCGGACGAGCTGGGGGACGGTCGGGACGCGGGAGCCCCTGGAGACCTCGGGGACGTTGCGGACACCCGTCAGGAGGGGGCGATCGCGATCCGCGCCTTCTACCCCTCCCTGCATCTCAACCTCGCCGCCGACTACGTGAAGCTCGACCGCCCGGACGCCGCCCGCACCCACATCCGCCGCGCCCGCGACGCCTGCACCGTCCTCGCCGACGACGGCTACGGCAACGGCGTGCGGGCCGCGATCGGACGGCTGGAACTGCGGCTGGGCGACGAGGGCAGGGGCGGGGGCGAGAGCTGGGGGCCGCCGAGACAGCGGCCGTAGGATCCGGTCGGGACAGGGGCCCCGGGGGCCGGGCGGTGGCAGTGGCCCCGGAGTCCTCCCCGCCTCAACGGCCGTACGGTCTTCCCCGCCTCAACGGCCGTACGTCTGGCCGCAGATGATCGACTGTGGGCTGTCCGACTGCCAGCCGCCGTACTTCTTGCCCAGGGCACAGACGTCCTGCGTGTTCTTGGGCACCGACTTCACCACGTCGGGGATGTCCGCGCCCGGCTGCCGGGGGCGGTGCGGCTTCGAGTGCGGATGAGGGTGCGCCTGCGGGTGGGAGTGCTGGTGCGAGCGGGGGACCGGTGCCTGGGCCGCTTGCGGAGGCTGGACCGGTGTGTGGTGCGGCGGATGTGTCGCGGGTTTCGGGCGGTGGGACGGGTTGATCAGTTCCAGCGCCTCCCGCGCCGGGGCCTGTACGACCTGCGGCTCCGCGCTGCCGTCCGGGCGCGGCACCGACGCTTGGGTCGGTGCGGCCGGGGGAGCGGGGGTCGCCGGCCGCTGGACCGTCACACAGCCGGAGAGGGCCGAGACAGCCACGGTGACCAGGAGCGTTGCGGTGGTCGTCGTTCGATGCACCCGCGCAACTCTGCTGGTTCCGGACCCGATTGGGACAGCGGACGGCTGGATGATGCGCCACACGGGTGATCTCCGCCCCCTTACGGACGGCGCGCGCCCGCTCCGGGTGACGGGTGACGTGACGTGACGTCAGCCGCTGGTCACCGGTGTCAGTCGCCGGTGTTCCCGTCGATCCGCTCGCGGAGCAGGTCGGCGTGGCCGTTGTGCCGGGCGTACTCCTCGATCATGTGGGTGTGGATCCAGCGCAGGTTGAAGCGCTCGCCGGTGCGCCGGTGCTTGCCCACGGAGACGTCGTCCAGGGCGAACCGGGCCGCGTGCTCGTTCGCCGCCGCGATCTCGGCCTGCCAGGTGGCGTACGCCTCCGCCCAGGTGTCCGCCTCGGTGAGGTGGAAATCGCCGTCCGGGTCCTCGTCGCTGTAGTAGATCGGGGTCAGCTGCTCGTCCGACATGACCCGGCGGTACCAGCTGCGCTCCACCTCCGCCATGTGCCGCACCAGGCCCATGAGCGTCAGGCCGGACGGCTCCACCGAAGCGGTCCTCAACTGTGCGTCGGTCAGGCCCTCGCACTTCCAGGCGAGGGTCGCCCGGTGGTACGTGAGCCAGCCCTCCAGCATGGTGCGTTCGTCGGCGGTGGTCGCGGGTTCACTGCGCTCGATGGTCATCCCGGCATCCTCGCCTGCTCCGACCACCCGCACCAGCGGATATTCCCCCGCCGTATGCTTCCGAGGAGGTACACGAGGTACCGCTGGGCGAGCGTTGGGAGACTCCGTGAAGGTCGGCTGCATCGGGCTCGGAGACATCGCGCAGAAGGCCTACCTGCCGGTTCTCGGCGGGCTTCCCGGGGTCGAGCTGCATCTCCAGACCCGCACCCCCGCCACCCTCGCCCGGGTCGCCGACGGCCTGCGCCTCCCGGCGGACCGGCGGCACACCGACCTCGACGCGCTTCTCGCACAGGGCCTCGACGCCGCGTTCGTGCACGCGCCCACTGCCGTCCACCCCGAGATCGTCACCCGGCTCCTTGAGGCGGGCGTGGCGACGTACGTCGACAAGCCGCTCGCCTACGAACTCGCCGACTCCGAGCGGCTGGTGCGGCTCGCGGAGGAGCGGAACGTGTCGCTCGCGGTCGGCTTCAACCGCCGTCACGCCCCCGGGTACGCGCAGTGCGTCGACCACCCGCGCGAGCTGATCCTCATGCAGAAGAACCGGATCGGGCTCCCGGAGGAGCCGCGCGCGATGATCCTGGACGACTTCATCCACATCGTGGACACCTTGCGGTTCCTGGTGCCGGGGGAGATCGAGGACGTGACCGTGCGCGCCCGCGTCCAGGACGGACTGCTGCACCACCTCGTGCTCCAGCTCTCCGGCGACGGCTTCACCGCGCTCGGGGTGATGAACCGGCTCAGCGGTTCGGTCGAGGAGATCCTGGAGGTCTCCGGCCAGGACACCAAGCGTCAGGTCCTCAACCTCGCCGAGGTCGTCGACCACAAGGGCCAGCCGACGATACGGCGCCGAGGAGACTGGGTGCCGGTGGCCCGGCAGCGCGGCATCGAGCAGGCCGTCCTCACGTTCCTCGACGCCGTACGCGCCGGCAAGGTGCTCAGCGCCCGGGACGCGCTGGCGACTCATGAACTGTGCGAGCGGGTGGTACGAGAGGTCGCGGACCGGTCCGCCGCAGCCTGAGCGCCTGTACCCCCTCGCCGGCACACATGGCCGCGAGGATCAGCAGCGCCATCCCCACCGGCCAGGCCCCGTAGCGGACGTACGGCGTGATGCCGTGGGCGAGCGGGACGTCGTAGACCTGGGTCGTGCTCTTGTTCGTGCCCAGCCAGGAACCGATGCGCCGGCCGCTCGGGCCGTAGACGGCGGAGACGCCGGTCAGGGTGGCGTGGACGATCGGGCGGCCGGTCTCGGCGGCGCGGAGGGCGGCGAGGGTGGCGTGCTGTTCGGGGGCCCAGCTGTTCTGGAACGACGAGGTCGACGACTGCGCGAGCAGGACGTCGGCGCCGTCCTGCGCGAGGTGGCGGCTCATGTCGGGGAACGCGGTCTCGAAGCAGATCAGCGGGCCGATGCGCAGCCCGTGTCCCACGTTCATCACGACTTGCTCGGTGCCGTGCCTGCGGTCCACGCCGGCCGCCTTGCCGACGGAGGTGGCCCAGCCGAGCAGCGAGCGGAAGGGGATGTACTCGCCGAAGGGGACGAGCCGCATCTTGTCGTAGCGGTCGCCGGTGAGACCCTTCGGGCCGACCAGGATCGAGCTCTTGTAGATGCCGGGCTTGTCGGAGCGCTGGGCGTCCACGTTGACCAGGATGTCGGCGCCGGTCTCCTTGGAGAGGGCGCCGATACGGCGCGCGAGATCGGGCCGTTTGGTCAGATCGAAGCTGACGCTGCTCTCGCCCCAGGCGATCAGGTCGACGTCCTGACCGGCGAGTTGGCGGGTCAGCTGCTCCTCGCGGTCGAAGCGCCGGGTGCCGCTCTCGTCGCCGTCGATGATCCCGGGCTGTACGACGGCGATCCGCACGCGGCCGTCGACGTCGGGGCGCGGTGACCACACCCAGGCGGCCGAGGTCGCGGCGGCGGTGGCCAGGAGTCCGGCGACGGCGGGCACCCGGGACTCGCGCACGGCGACGAGGACGGCGACCGCGACGTTGACGGCCACGACCAGGAAGCTCAGCAGCCAGACCCCGCCTACGGACGCGAGCCGCAAGGCCGGTTCCACCTGCCACTGGGTGGAGCCGAGCAGCCCCCAGGGGCCGCCCAACCCCTGCCAGGACCGCACGAGTTCGACCATCAGCCAGCCCGAGGGCAGCACCAGCAGCGCGGCACCGCCCCGCCGGGGCGACGGCACGCCCCCGAGAAAGCGGCGCACCAGCCAGCCCCACGGCGCCCACAGCACGCCCAGCAGCCCCGCGATGACCACGATGAACACACTCAGGCTCGGCACCAGCCAGCTGTGCACGGCCAGCATGAACCCGAGCCCCCCGAACCAGCCGTCGTAGACCGCCCGCCGCCCGGTCGGCGCGGAGCGCGTCAGCAGGATCCAGGGGACGAGCGCGACGTAGGCGAACCACCACAGGGACGGCGCAGGAAACGCGAACACGGGCAGGGCGCCCGCGAGCGCGGCGAGCAGGGAACGCCGCCACGGAGAGGCGAGCCAGTCGCCGAAGGTCTTCATACGGCACCTCCCTACCCGCTGGTCGCTCCAGTGTGCGTGCCGGGGAGGATCTCGCACAGAGGACGTCGACCGGGTCGTCCGAGTCCGGTCATCTCAGTCCGGTCATCTCAGTCCGGTCATCTCAGTTTGGCCGTCTCAGTGGATCACGGCCTGCGGGCGCCGCTCGGGAAGGCGCCGCCACTTCTCCTCCACGACGACCTCGGTCAGCCGCCAGCCGTCGTCCGTTCGCAGCAGCCCGAACGCGTACCGCCCGCCGCACACGAAGTCGGGAGCGGTGGAGGATTCACTGTCGCCGTTCTCGTCTTTGGCGAAGCGCATCGGATTGACGTAGTCGGCCTGGACGCGTGCGGTGTCGTCGGTGTGCTGGTCCAGGGCGCCGAAGCTGATCCGCCGGTTCACGATCAGATGCTGCCGCATCGAGAACAGTCCCAGGCTCTCCGTGAGCCACCCGGCGATCTCTTCCGCGTTCCCCTCGATCCCTCCGGCGGACCGGTAGTCGGCACGCCCGTCCGGGGCGAACAGTTTCCGGTACGCCTCCCAGTCGCCGTCGTCCACCGCCACCGCGTATTCGGTGATCACTTCGTCCACGGCCAGCCGGTCCATCACAATCGCCAGTTCCACACGCTGCGTCATCGGCTCAGTGTTGGCTACGGAGCGTGTCGCGCCAAGGGGGACGCGGATACAAGGTGGGGAACATTCGGTGGTGTTCGACGGTTCTTCGCCGTCCTTCGCCGATCTTCATCCCGATCTCCGTCCCGATCTTCATCGGTTTCCGTCGCGAGGAGTGCTCATGAAACGTCTTGTCACGGTCGTCACCGGGGGCAGCCGGGGGATCGGCGCCGCGACCTGCCGACGGCTCGCGGAGGACGGGCACGACGTGGTCGTGGGCTATCTCGGGGACGCGCAGGCCGCCGAGGACGTCGCGGAGGGGGTACGGCGGGCAGGGGCCCGTTCGCTGTGCGTGCGCGGGGACGTGTCCGTCGAGGCGGATGTGGAGCGGCTCTTCACGGTGGCCGCGAACCAACTCGGCCCGGTCACCGGCCTGGTGAACAACGCCGGGGTGACCGGTCCGTTCGGCCGCCTCGCCGACACCGACCCCGCCGACCTGCGCCGCGTCGTCGAGGTCAACCTGCTGGGCACACTGCTG from Streptomyces sp. NBC_01288 carries:
- the lnt gene encoding apolipoprotein N-acyltransferase → MKTFGDWLASPWRRSLLAALAGALPVFAFPAPSLWWFAYVALVPWILLTRSAPTGRRAVYDGWFGGLGFMLAVHSWLVPSLSVFIVVIAGLLGVLWAPWGWLVRRFLGGVPSPRRGGAALLVLPSGWLMVELVRSWQGLGGPWGLLGSTQWQVEPALRLASVGGVWLLSFLVVAVNVAVAVLVAVRESRVPAVAGLLATAAATSAAWVWSPRPDVDGRVRIAVVQPGIIDGDESGTRRFDREEQLTRQLAGQDVDLIAWGESSVSFDLTKRPDLARRIGALSKETGADILVNVDAQRSDKPGIYKSSILVGPKGLTGDRYDKMRLVPFGEYIPFRSLLGWATSVGKAAGVDRRHGTEQVVMNVGHGLRIGPLICFETAFPDMSRHLAQDGADVLLAQSSTSSFQNSWAPEQHATLAALRAAETGRPIVHATLTGVSAVYGPSGRRIGSWLGTNKSTTQVYDVPLAHGITPYVRYGAWPVGMALLILAAMCAGEGVQALRLRRTGPRPLVPPARTVHESPARPGR
- a CDS encoding SDR family oxidoreductase — its product is MTELPELSGKVAVITGASRGIGYGVAEALLARGDRVCITGRSEDALKEAVETLGAERVIGVAGKAHDEAHQTVVVERTMEAFGRVDFLVNNAGTNPVFGPIADLDLNVARKVFETNVISALGFAQKTWHAWQKDNGGAIVNIASLAGVSASPFIGAYGVSKAAMINLTLQLAHEFAPGVRVNSIAPAVVKTKFAAALYEGREAEAAASYPLARLGVPSDIGGTAAFLTSDQSDWITGQTLVVDGGILLNAGVG
- a CDS encoding nuclear transport factor 2 family protein, producing MTQRVELAIVMDRLAVDEVITEYAVAVDDGDWEAYRKLFAPDGRADYRSAGGIEGNAEEIAGWLTESLGLFSMRQHLIVNRRISFGALDQHTDDTARVQADYVNPMRFAKDENGDSESSTAPDFVCGGRYAFGLLRTDDGWRLTEVVVEEKWRRLPERRPQAVIH
- a CDS encoding Gfo/Idh/MocA family protein translates to MKVGCIGLGDIAQKAYLPVLGGLPGVELHLQTRTPATLARVADGLRLPADRRHTDLDALLAQGLDAAFVHAPTAVHPEIVTRLLEAGVATYVDKPLAYELADSERLVRLAEERNVSLAVGFNRRHAPGYAQCVDHPRELILMQKNRIGLPEEPRAMILDDFIHIVDTLRFLVPGEIEDVTVRARVQDGLLHHLVLQLSGDGFTALGVMNRLSGSVEEILEVSGQDTKRQVLNLAEVVDHKGQPTIRRRGDWVPVARQRGIEQAVLTFLDAVRAGKVLSARDALATHELCERVVREVADRSAAA
- a CDS encoding ABC transporter substrate-binding protein → MFNRNRGLRAGTAIASISLVAGCGVFSDGNPDDRGAIVVGTTSAPSTLDPAASWDGSWELFRNIYQTLLAYPSGATTPEPDAAKSCEFTGSSNTTYRCELRAGMKFADGDTLDARAVKHSIDRIRQIDVSGGPAGLLGSLDRVQVLGDREVVFHLNKPDATFPFVLATPAMSIVDPDDYPAHSLRKDGKVFGSGPYTLKSYDDGNQARLVRNDRYKGFAQRENSAVTIRYFQDSGAMVKALRDKQIDVTYRGLAAADIISLQGRASKSLQLVDGAGTDINYLVFNPKDKWAGNLAVRKAVAQLVDRGAITHKIYRDTVDPLYSMVPKGLTGHTTAFFDDFGDPSVPKARKLLTDAGIKQRVPLTLWYTTDRYGSETALEFGELKRQLDDSGLFSITLKSRPWKTYVTGYQKGEYPVFGRGWSPDFPDADNFIAPFVGKQNALGTPYPSTRITDVLLPESRRESDRADVVKEFEDAQQVLVDDARLLPLWQGRQYVAASEDVSGGEQALDPSTIMMMWELYRKTSW
- a CDS encoding DinB family protein — its product is MTIERSEPATTADERTMLEGWLTYHRATLAWKCEGLTDAQLRTASVEPSGLTLMGLVRHMAEVERSWYRRVMSDEQLTPIYYSDEDPDGDFHLTEADTWAEAYATWQAEIAAANEHAARFALDDVSVGKHRRTGERFNLRWIHTHMIEEYARHNGHADLLRERIDGNTGD
- the ung gene encoding uracil-DNA glycosylase, coding for MTDISMLPESWRGVLGDELQQPYFKELTEFVEEERAKGPVFPPREEVFAALEATPYDQVKVLVLGQDPYHGEGQGHGLCFSVRPGVKTPPSLRNIYKEMKEELDLPIPDNGYLLPWAQQGVLLLNAVLTVRSGEANSHKGKGWEKFTDAVIRAVADRPDPAVFVLWGNYAQKKLPLIDEERHAVVKGAHPSPLSAKKFFGSHPFTQIDEAVAQQGHTAIDWRIPNLG